A stretch of the Sneathiella limimaris genome encodes the following:
- a CDS encoding SulP family inorganic anion transporter: protein MTIPFIGDLSPLRLKTELLSGLTVALALVPEAVAFAFVAGVHPLVGLYAAFLVGLITAVMGGRPGMISGATGALAVVMVSLVALHGVQYLFATVVLMGVIQVLAGVFRLGKFIRMVPHPVMLGFVNGLAIVIFLAQLGQFQVPDTNGQMVWIEGMQLYTMLGLVALTMAIIFLTPKITRAIPAPLVGILVVSVLVIWLGLEARTVGDLASIAGKFPEFAIPSVPMNLETLWIILPYAFILAAIGLIESLLTLNLVSELTDTRGGASQECIAQGTANVVTGFFGGMGGCAMIGQSMINVTSGGRARLSGISAALFLLGFILFGAPLIEQIPLAALVGVMFMVVIATFAWSSFRIITKIPKSDAFVLVLVSGVTVASDLAIAVVVGVIVSALVYAWETAKKIHVKTEINDQGSKVYKLEGPLFFGSVASFQELFDPKNDPEDVIIDFQGSRVVDHSGLQAIDSLAEKYTNAGKQLHLRHLSKDCRSLLHKARNMVEVSVLEDPKYSVAADYEK from the coding sequence ATGACAATTCCATTCATCGGTGACTTATCTCCATTACGTCTGAAAACTGAACTTCTATCCGGGCTGACTGTTGCGCTGGCTCTGGTGCCAGAAGCTGTGGCCTTCGCTTTTGTTGCAGGTGTCCATCCGCTTGTCGGCCTTTATGCAGCTTTTCTAGTCGGATTGATAACAGCGGTGATGGGTGGTCGCCCAGGCATGATTTCCGGTGCGACGGGTGCATTGGCGGTTGTCATGGTCAGTTTGGTTGCCTTGCATGGCGTGCAATATCTTTTTGCGACTGTTGTGCTGATGGGCGTAATTCAGGTGCTCGCGGGCGTTTTCCGTCTTGGTAAGTTTATCCGAATGGTGCCACACCCTGTCATGCTGGGTTTTGTAAACGGCTTGGCTATTGTGATTTTCTTAGCCCAGCTCGGGCAGTTCCAAGTTCCGGACACCAATGGCCAAATGGTTTGGATTGAAGGGATGCAGTTATACACCATGCTGGGACTGGTTGCCCTTACTATGGCGATCATCTTTCTTACGCCAAAAATTACCCGTGCAATTCCAGCGCCCTTGGTTGGTATTCTTGTCGTGTCAGTCTTGGTAATTTGGTTGGGCCTTGAAGCACGCACCGTTGGTGATCTTGCGTCAATTGCCGGTAAGTTTCCAGAATTTGCTATTCCCTCGGTTCCAATGAATTTGGAAACCCTTTGGATTATTCTGCCTTATGCCTTCATTTTGGCGGCGATTGGATTGATCGAAAGCCTGCTGACACTCAATCTGGTGAGTGAACTTACCGATACACGGGGCGGCGCAAGCCAAGAATGTATTGCCCAGGGTACTGCGAACGTGGTTACAGGCTTCTTCGGTGGCATGGGTGGTTGCGCCATGATCGGACAGAGCATGATTAATGTGACGTCTGGTGGACGGGCACGTCTTTCAGGCATTTCAGCAGCTCTCTTTTTGTTGGGCTTTATTTTGTTTGGTGCTCCTTTAATTGAGCAAATTCCTTTAGCAGCCCTTGTCGGTGTGATGTTTATGGTTGTTATAGCGACATTTGCCTGGTCCAGTTTTCGGATCATTACGAAAATCCCGAAATCAGACGCGTTTGTTCTGGTATTGGTTTCTGGCGTCACGGTCGCTAGTGACCTTGCGATTGCCGTTGTTGTTGGGGTTATTGTATCCGCTCTCGTATACGCATGGGAGACTGCTAAGAAGATCCACGTCAAGACGGAAATAAATGATCAGGGCTCCAAGGTTTATAAACTGGAAGGTCCCTTGTTTTTTGGTTCTGTTGCAAGCTTTCAGGAGCTTTTCGATCCGAAAAATGATCCGGAAGACGTGATTATCGATTTTCAAGGTAGTCGCGTGGTCGATCATTCAGGTTTGCAGGCGATTGATAGTCTGGCAGAAAAATACACGAATGCAGGTAAGCAGCTACATCTTCGCCATTTAAGTAAAGATTGCAGAAGTTTGCTTCACAAAGCGCGGAATATGGTGGAAGTGTCTGTTCTGGAAGATCCAAAATATAGCGTTGCCGCAGACTACGAGAAATAA